A genomic region of Acipenser ruthenus chromosome 9, fAciRut3.2 maternal haplotype, whole genome shotgun sequence contains the following coding sequences:
- the LOC117406061 gene encoding gap junction alpha-8 protein-like translates to MGDWSFLGNILEEVNEHSTVIGRVWLTVLFIFRILILGTAAEFVWGDEQSDFVCNTQQPGCENVCYDEAFPLSHIRLWVLQIIFVSTPSLVYVGHAVHYVRMEEKRKEREEVEMTRQQEMNEERLPLAPDQGSVRTTKETSMKGNKKFRLEGTLLRTYICHIIFKTIFEVGFVVGQYFLYGFRIFPLYRCSRWPCPNTVDCFVSRPTEKTVFVIFMLAVASVSLFLNFVEISHLGMKKIRFAFRKHPQQQGELVSEKPLHSIAISSIQKAKGYKLLEEDKAVSHFYPLTEVGMETSNLPAPFATFEEKSNDAGLVQDVSKVYDETLPSYVQTTEQEEEIQEEPPAEATETIEDTRPLSSLSKASSRARSDDLTV, encoded by the coding sequence ATGGGTGACTGGAGTTTTTTGGGAAACATCTTAGAAGAAGTAAATGAACATTCCACTGTGATAGGAAGAGTATGGCTGACAGTGCTCTTCATTTTTAGGATTTTAATCCTTGGCACCGCTGCCGAGTTTGTCTGGGGAGATGAACAGTCAGACTTTGTTTGCAACACCCAGCAGCCTGGTTGCGAGAATGTCTGCTATGACGAGGCTTTCCCCCTTTCTCATATCAGACTTTGGGTTCTCCAAATCATATTTGTCTCCACACCATCACTGGTTTATGTGGGCCATGCTGTCCATTATGTGAGGATGGAAGAAAagaggaaggagagggaggaagtTGAGATGACCAGGCAGCAGGAGATGAACGAGGAGCGGTTGCCTCTGGCTCCAGATCAAGGGAGTGTGAGAACCACCAAGGAAACCAGCATGAAAGGCAACAAGAAGTTCAGGTTGGAAGGAACATTGCTGAGGACCTACATATGCCACATCATCTTCAAAACCATCTTCGAGGTTGGCTTTGTGGTGGGACAGTACTTTCTCTATGGCTTCCGCATCTTCCCTCTGTACAGATGCAGCCGGTGGCCCTGTCCCAATACAGTCGATTGCTTTGTTTCCAGGCCGACGGAGAAGACGGTGTTTGTCATCTTCATGTTGGCAGTGGCTTCGGTGTCACTCTTTCTCAACTTTGTGGAGATCAGTCACCTAGGAATGAAGAAAATTAGGTTTGCCTTTAGGAAGCACCCCCAGCAGCAAGGGGAGCTGGTTTCTGAGAAGCCTTTGCACTCCATTGCTATTTCTTCTATCCAGAAAGCCAAGGGTTACAAGCTCCTCGAGGAAGACAAGGCTGTGTCTCATTTCTATCCTTTGACAGAAGTCGGGATGGAAACCAGTAACCTGCCAGCACCATTTGCAACTTTTGAAGAGAAGAGTAATGACGCAGGTCTTGTGCAAGATGTTTCCAAGGTCTATGATGAAACATTACCATCCTATGTTCAGACTACCGAGCAAGAAGAAGAAATTCAAGAGGAACCACCCGCAGAAGCCACTGAGACGATAGAAGATACAAGACCTTTGAGCAGTTTAAGCAAAGCAAGCAGCAGGGCCAGGTCAGATGATTTAACAGTATGA